The following are encoded in a window of Oncorhynchus keta strain PuntledgeMale-10-30-2019 chromosome 10, Oket_V2, whole genome shotgun sequence genomic DNA:
- the agtrap gene encoding type-1 angiotensin II receptor-associated protein isoform X3 gives MEIPAVNLKAIVLMHWLLTIWGCMAWLPPSYAWGNFSVLAVGVWAIAQRDSIDAVLMFLIGIAVTILTDIIHFGIYYPLAEGLAERNRDTFRFSAGMAILGLLLKPVSCFFVYQMYRERGGDYNVNFAGFPSVTRNRDAYQSIDQQDQSTSSANPFNQAEGTKPGPPHSY, from the exons ATGGAAATTCCTGCCGTAAACCTCAAG GCCATAGTACTAATGCACTGGCTACTGACCATCTG GGGCTGCATGGCCTGGCTACCCCCCTCCTATGCCTGGGGGAACTTCAGTGTCCTGGCTGTGGGTGTGTGGGCCATCGCTCAGAGGGACTCCATCGATGCTGTACTTATG TTTCTTATTGGGATTGCAGTGACGATACTGACGGACATCATCCATTTTGGGATCTACTATCCGCTGGCCGAGGGTctagcagagaggaacagggacacaTTCCGCTTCAGTGCTGGCATGGCCATCCTGGGCCTGCTACTCAAACCTGTCTCTTGCTTCTTCGTCTACCAAATGTACAGAGAACGTGGAGGAGATTACAATGTCAACTTTG caggctTCCCCAGTGTAACACGAAACAGAGATGCTTACCAGTCCATTGACCAGCAGGACCAGTCCACCAGCTCAGCCAACCCCTTCAACCAGGCCGAGGGCACCAAGCCTGGACCACCCCACTCCTACTGA
- the agtrap gene encoding type-1 angiotensin II receptor-associated protein isoform X4: MEIPAVNLKAIVLMHWLLTIWGCMAWLPPSYAWGNFSVLAVGVWAIAQRDSIDAVLMFLIGIAVTILTDIIHFGIYYPLAEGLAERNRDTFRFSAGMAILGLLLKPVSCFFVYQMYRERGGDYNVNFGFPSVTRNRDAYQSIDQQDQSTSSANPFNQAEGTKPGPPHSY, from the exons ATGGAAATTCCTGCCGTAAACCTCAAG GCCATAGTACTAATGCACTGGCTACTGACCATCTG GGGCTGCATGGCCTGGCTACCCCCCTCCTATGCCTGGGGGAACTTCAGTGTCCTGGCTGTGGGTGTGTGGGCCATCGCTCAGAGGGACTCCATCGATGCTGTACTTATG TTTCTTATTGGGATTGCAGTGACGATACTGACGGACATCATCCATTTTGGGATCTACTATCCGCTGGCCGAGGGTctagcagagaggaacagggacacaTTCCGCTTCAGTGCTGGCATGGCCATCCTGGGCCTGCTACTCAAACCTGTCTCTTGCTTCTTCGTCTACCAAATGTACAGAGAACGTGGAGGAGATTACAATGTCAACTTTG gctTCCCCAGTGTAACACGAAACAGAGATGCTTACCAGTCCATTGACCAGCAGGACCAGTCCACCAGCTCAGCCAACCCCTTCAACCAGGCCGAGGGCACCAAGCCTGGACCACCCCACTCCTACTGA
- the agtrap gene encoding type-1 angiotensin II receptor-associated protein isoform X2: MEIPAVNLKAIVLMHWLLTIWGCMAWLPPSYAWGNFSVLAVGVWAIAQRDSIDAVLMFLIGIAVTILTDIIHFGIYYPLAEGLAERNRDTFRFSAGMAILGLLLKPVSCFFVYQMYRERGGDYNVNFGECFPSVTRNRDAYQSIDQQDQSTSSANPFNQAEGTKPGPPHSY, from the exons ATGGAAATTCCTGCCGTAAACCTCAAG GCCATAGTACTAATGCACTGGCTACTGACCATCTG GGGCTGCATGGCCTGGCTACCCCCCTCCTATGCCTGGGGGAACTTCAGTGTCCTGGCTGTGGGTGTGTGGGCCATCGCTCAGAGGGACTCCATCGATGCTGTACTTATG TTTCTTATTGGGATTGCAGTGACGATACTGACGGACATCATCCATTTTGGGATCTACTATCCGCTGGCCGAGGGTctagcagagaggaacagggacacaTTCCGCTTCAGTGCTGGCATGGCCATCCTGGGCCTGCTACTCAAACCTGTCTCTTGCTTCTTCGTCTACCAAATGTACAGAGAACGTGGAGGAGATTACAATGTCAACTTTGGTGAGT gctTCCCCAGTGTAACACGAAACAGAGATGCTTACCAGTCCATTGACCAGCAGGACCAGTCCACCAGCTCAGCCAACCCCTTCAACCAGGCCGAGGGCACCAAGCCTGGACCACCCCACTCCTACTGA
- the agtrap gene encoding type-1 angiotensin II receptor-associated protein isoform X1: protein MEIPAVNLKAIVLMHWLLTIWGCMAWLPPSYAWGNFSVLAVGVWAIAQRDSIDAVLMFLIGIAVTILTDIIHFGIYYPLAEGLAERNRDTFRFSAGMAILGLLLKPVSCFFVYQMYRERGGDYNVNFGESGFPSVTRNRDAYQSIDQQDQSTSSANPFNQAEGTKPGPPHSY from the exons ATGGAAATTCCTGCCGTAAACCTCAAG GCCATAGTACTAATGCACTGGCTACTGACCATCTG GGGCTGCATGGCCTGGCTACCCCCCTCCTATGCCTGGGGGAACTTCAGTGTCCTGGCTGTGGGTGTGTGGGCCATCGCTCAGAGGGACTCCATCGATGCTGTACTTATG TTTCTTATTGGGATTGCAGTGACGATACTGACGGACATCATCCATTTTGGGATCTACTATCCGCTGGCCGAGGGTctagcagagaggaacagggacacaTTCCGCTTCAGTGCTGGCATGGCCATCCTGGGCCTGCTACTCAAACCTGTCTCTTGCTTCTTCGTCTACCAAATGTACAGAGAACGTGGAGGAGATTACAATGTCAACTTTGGTGAGT caggctTCCCCAGTGTAACACGAAACAGAGATGCTTACCAGTCCATTGACCAGCAGGACCAGTCCACCAGCTCAGCCAACCCCTTCAACCAGGCCGAGGGCACCAAGCCTGGACCACCCCACTCCTACTGA
- the agtrap gene encoding type-1 angiotensin II receptor-associated protein isoform X6 → MEIPAVNLKAIVLMHWLLTIWGCMAWLPPSYAWGNFSVLAVGVWAIAQRDSIDAVLMFLIGIAVTILTDIIHFGIYYPLAEGLAERNRDTFRFSAGMAILGLLLKPVSCFFVYQMYRERGGDYNVNFDLDTSVDSRCTTDSADSAFIGHRY, encoded by the exons ATGGAAATTCCTGCCGTAAACCTCAAG GCCATAGTACTAATGCACTGGCTACTGACCATCTG GGGCTGCATGGCCTGGCTACCCCCCTCCTATGCCTGGGGGAACTTCAGTGTCCTGGCTGTGGGTGTGTGGGCCATCGCTCAGAGGGACTCCATCGATGCTGTACTTATG TTTCTTATTGGGATTGCAGTGACGATACTGACGGACATCATCCATTTTGGGATCTACTATCCGCTGGCCGAGGGTctagcagagaggaacagggacacaTTCCGCTTCAGTGCTGGCATGGCCATCCTGGGCCTGCTACTCAAACCTGTCTCTTGCTTCTTCGTCTACCAAATGTACAGAGAACGTGGAGGAGATTACAATGTCAACTTTG ACTTAGACACCTCAGTGGACAGTCGCTGCACCACGGATAGTGCCGACAGTGCCTTTATCGGCCACCGCTACTGA
- the agtrap gene encoding type-1 angiotensin II receptor-associated protein isoform X5, which translates to MEIPAVNLKAIVLMHWLLTIWGCMAWLPPSYAWGNFSVLAVGVWAIAQRDSIDAVLMFLIGIAVTILTDIIHFGIYYPLAEGLAERNRDTFRFSAGMAILGLLLKPVSCFFVYQMYRERGGDYNVNFGEYLDTSVDSRCTTDSADSAFIGHRY; encoded by the exons ATGGAAATTCCTGCCGTAAACCTCAAG GCCATAGTACTAATGCACTGGCTACTGACCATCTG GGGCTGCATGGCCTGGCTACCCCCCTCCTATGCCTGGGGGAACTTCAGTGTCCTGGCTGTGGGTGTGTGGGCCATCGCTCAGAGGGACTCCATCGATGCTGTACTTATG TTTCTTATTGGGATTGCAGTGACGATACTGACGGACATCATCCATTTTGGGATCTACTATCCGCTGGCCGAGGGTctagcagagaggaacagggacacaTTCCGCTTCAGTGCTGGCATGGCCATCCTGGGCCTGCTACTCAAACCTGTCTCTTGCTTCTTCGTCTACCAAATGTACAGAGAACGTGGAGGAGATTACAATGTCAACTTTGGTGAGT ACTTAGACACCTCAGTGGACAGTCGCTGCACCACGGATAGTGCCGACAGTGCCTTTATCGGCCACCGCTACTGA